A genomic window from Fibrobacterota bacterium includes:
- a CDS encoding DUF2225 domain-containing protein — protein sequence MAVIDENGVRRRLKIMLGTDKLAEEYIARYGFRIDVTKIQGMRTAEKTVDFSVDSETSADDPIYTIFLKCPSCYMTRLPSHELKAKSLQILTDRFGMPTYRDMGRYKAVDYNLLSVTVCPQCLYASPDRKDFITRDPARAREIPSRLHQGELAAILAGADDRANWLTDQGMEPMKDFLPRRRSVQAGLASYELAIERAKIEFARNVPFSMFKMAGYSLKQAMICRTYEKDEKQYLTQALKYYLACFERSNAPGFQYEGQVLYLVIALGLRLGQIEMAGSYIGVLDRSKMRMESGVVDSNVQQAFTRWYNAAREIWADRENPDLWKLRSS from the coding sequence ATGGCAGTCATCGACGAAAATGGAGTCCGCAGAAGATTGAAGATCATGCTTGGCACCGACAAGCTGGCCGAAGAGTACATCGCTCGCTACGGCTTTCGCATCGATGTCACCAAGATCCAAGGGATGCGCACCGCGGAAAAGACGGTGGATTTTTCAGTGGATAGCGAAACATCCGCCGACGACCCGATCTACACGATCTTCCTCAAGTGCCCTTCCTGCTACATGACGCGACTTCCCAGCCACGAACTGAAAGCCAAAAGCCTCCAGATCCTCACCGATCGTTTTGGAATGCCCACCTACCGCGACATGGGGCGCTACAAGGCCGTGGACTACAACCTGCTGTCGGTCACGGTCTGCCCACAGTGCCTCTATGCCTCCCCCGATCGCAAGGATTTCATCACCCGTGACCCCGCCCGGGCCCGGGAAATCCCTTCGCGTCTGCACCAAGGGGAGCTGGCCGCCATTTTGGCCGGCGCCGACGATCGCGCCAACTGGCTGACCGACCAGGGCATGGAGCCCATGAAGGATTTTCTGCCCCGCAGGCGAAGCGTCCAGGCGGGACTGGCCTCCTACGAGCTGGCCATCGAGCGCGCCAAGATCGAATTCGCCCGCAACGTCCCGTTTTCGATGTTCAAGATGGCTGGATACAGCCTCAAGCAGGCGATGATCTGCCGCACCTATGAAAAGGACGAAAAGCAGTATCTGACCCAAGCCCTGAAGTACTACCTCGCCTGCTTCGAACGCTCGAACGCACCAGGTTTCCAATACGAAGGCCAGGTACTGTACTTGGTGATCGCGCTCGGACTGCGCTTGGGCCAGATCGAAATGGCCGGCAGCTACATCGGCGTCCTGGACCGATCCAAGATGCGCATGGAGTCCGGGGTGGTGGACTCCAACGTGCAACAGGCCTTCACCCGCTGGTACAACGCCGCCCGGGAAATCTGGGCGGACCGCGAAAATCCGGATCTTTGGAAGCTTCGCTCGTCCTGA
- a CDS encoding aspartate 1-decarboxylase, with translation MLREMAKSKIHRATVTQAELHYEGSITVDGSLLQAADILPGEKIQVVNIANGSRFETYTIAGPAGSGVICVNGAAARLVQPGDLVILITYCHLGDAEARAHQMKVVFVDGKNRPLADQVARHDDGE, from the coding sequence ATGTTGCGGGAGATGGCCAAATCCAAAATCCACCGGGCGACGGTCACACAGGCGGAGCTCCATTACGAGGGCTCCATCACCGTCGACGGCTCCTTGTTGCAGGCAGCGGATATTCTTCCCGGCGAGAAGATCCAGGTGGTGAACATCGCCAACGGCTCCCGCTTCGAGACATATACGATCGCCGGACCTGCCGGTTCCGGAGTGATCTGCGTCAACGGCGCCGCCGCTCGCCTGGTGCAGCCAGGCGATTTGGTCATCCTGATCACCTACTGCCATCTTGGCGATGCGGAAGCGCGCGCCCACCAGATGAAGGTGGTTTTCGTGGACGGAAAGAACCGTCCTCTGGCCGACCAGGTGGCGCGACACGACGACGGAGAGTAG
- a CDS encoding LytR C-terminal domain-containing protein, giving the protein MKTAHLLLLALVCGCSSEASRSVPAIRSDSAKDSGSHRLATPKGVVEVLNGTGRRGVANLVAERLRRDGFDVVKIGNASEHTYARTIVAQRRDAPAIAAQVAASLGVDQPSLFHNENLLVDATVFVGRDIEEILPQ; this is encoded by the coding sequence GTGAAAACAGCCCACCTCCTTCTCCTCGCGCTCGTTTGCGGTTGCTCCTCCGAGGCAAGCCGGAGCGTCCCGGCCATCCGCTCCGACTCCGCAAAGGACTCCGGATCCCACCGGCTCGCGACACCCAAGGGCGTCGTGGAAGTGCTCAACGGCACCGGGAGACGCGGCGTGGCCAATCTGGTGGCGGAACGCCTGCGACGCGACGGCTTCGACGTCGTGAAGATCGGAAACGCCAGCGAACACACCTATGCGCGCACCATCGTGGCGCAACGACGAGACGCTCCCGCGATCGCGGCCCAGGTCGCCGCGAGCCTCGGGGTGGACCAACCCAGCCTTTTTCACAACGAGAACCTCCTGGTCGACGCGACAGTATTCGTCGGCAGGGACATCGAGGAGATCCTACCGCAATGA
- the rsfS gene encoding ribosome silencing factor, protein MTQPIETNEIRRLAITHLFGRKAQEVTQVELGERSSICDWFVLGTCQSEVQLQAILSGVRRDLRKAGVTALRAEAVPGTHWGVLDFGTVIVHVFMRDAREYFALERLWMDAPQEVLKAEDYPLAESPDQTETDVADESEETWQ, encoded by the coding sequence ATGACACAGCCCATCGAAACCAACGAGATCCGACGTCTGGCGATCACCCATCTCTTCGGTCGCAAGGCCCAGGAAGTGACCCAGGTGGAACTTGGCGAACGCTCCTCCATCTGCGACTGGTTCGTTCTGGGCACCTGCCAGAGCGAAGTGCAGTTGCAGGCCATCCTCTCCGGCGTCCGTCGCGACCTGCGCAAGGCCGGCGTCACGGCGCTGCGCGCCGAAGCCGTGCCCGGCACCCATTGGGGCGTGCTGGATTTCGGAACGGTGATCGTGCACGTGTTCATGCGCGACGCGCGCGAGTACTTCGCGTTGGAACGCCTCTGGATGGACGCGCCCCAGGAAGTGCTCAAGGCCGAGGATTATCCGCTTGCGGAATCCCCAGACCAGACGGAAACCGACGTCGCCGACGAATCCGAGGAGACTTGGCAGTGA
- the argS gene encoding arginine--tRNA ligase: MNGLKKAFVGALAQALEQDAASLEASIVRPPDSKLGAFAFPCFALAKALRKGPPQIAADLAAKVVAPEGTSVVAAGPYLNLVLKPGVLARMAVTSSLALEQAGVVTESGKGRTVLVDYSSPNAGKELVYHHIRSTVIGAALCRLYGAAGWKVVAVNHLGDWGTQFGKLILMWLREHDMDQGKSLADLESVTLADLNRMYVGFKPAAVADPTMEEEARLWFARLEAKEPFARTCWERFIEVSKTELNKVYVRFGARFDHFLGESFYEDKLDATIARIAKAGILEESEGAQVVHVGENIPPCLIRKRDGATLYATRDLAAAIWRHEHFGCDRALYVVDAGQSLHFKQVFAVLERMQEPSAKACIHVPFGLVLGKGEDGNWSKVSTRSGTGSPLPAVMDMAKARIQEVMKAKGSDHPDLEQLAESIGVGALVFNELKSRRTGDTKFDLDAILSFEGDTGPYILFAHVRLASILRKTSIPLNPAKARWELLCEPETDAVLACLSQFGERIDQAVEANEPSLLSQYALELAEKVHSFTHHHRVLDVDATPERLLLVEAARRTLSRALTILGLEAVERM; the protein is encoded by the coding sequence GTGAATGGATTGAAGAAGGCTTTCGTCGGCGCCTTGGCGCAGGCGCTGGAACAGGATGCCGCCTCGCTGGAGGCATCCATCGTGCGACCGCCCGACTCCAAGCTCGGCGCTTTCGCCTTCCCCTGCTTCGCGCTGGCCAAGGCCTTGCGCAAAGGCCCGCCGCAGATCGCAGCCGACCTTGCCGCCAAGGTGGTGGCTCCGGAAGGAACTTCCGTGGTGGCCGCGGGCCCGTACCTGAACCTGGTGCTGAAGCCCGGAGTGCTCGCCCGCATGGCGGTCACCTCTTCGCTTGCACTGGAACAGGCCGGAGTGGTGACGGAATCCGGCAAGGGCCGCACCGTGCTGGTGGACTACTCCAGCCCCAACGCGGGCAAGGAATTGGTGTACCACCACATCCGCTCCACCGTGATCGGCGCGGCGCTGTGCCGCCTGTACGGCGCGGCGGGCTGGAAGGTGGTGGCGGTGAACCACCTGGGCGACTGGGGCACCCAGTTCGGCAAGCTCATCTTGATGTGGTTGCGCGAGCACGACATGGACCAGGGAAAGTCGCTGGCCGACCTCGAATCCGTGACGCTCGCGGATCTCAACCGCATGTACGTGGGCTTCAAACCCGCCGCCGTCGCCGATCCCACGATGGAAGAAGAAGCGCGTCTGTGGTTTGCGCGCTTGGAAGCCAAGGAGCCCTTCGCCCGCACCTGCTGGGAACGGTTCATCGAAGTCTCCAAGACCGAGCTGAACAAGGTGTACGTGCGCTTCGGCGCGCGGTTCGATCATTTTTTGGGCGAAAGCTTCTACGAAGACAAGCTGGACGCCACCATCGCACGCATCGCCAAGGCAGGCATCCTGGAAGAAAGCGAAGGCGCGCAGGTGGTGCACGTGGGCGAGAACATCCCGCCCTGCCTGATCCGCAAGCGGGACGGCGCCACGCTGTACGCCACGCGCGACTTGGCCGCCGCCATCTGGCGCCACGAACACTTTGGGTGCGATCGCGCCTTGTACGTGGTGGACGCCGGGCAGAGCCTGCACTTCAAGCAGGTGTTCGCCGTGCTGGAACGCATGCAGGAACCCTCCGCCAAGGCCTGCATCCACGTGCCCTTTGGGTTGGTGCTGGGCAAGGGCGAGGACGGAAATTGGTCCAAGGTCAGCACGCGTTCCGGAACCGGCTCGCCGCTTCCGGCCGTGATGGACATGGCCAAGGCTCGGATCCAAGAGGTCATGAAAGCCAAGGGCTCCGACCATCCTGATTTGGAACAGCTCGCGGAATCGATCGGCGTCGGCGCACTGGTGTTCAACGAATTGAAGAGCCGCCGCACGGGCGACACCAAATTCGATCTCGATGCGATCCTCTCCTTCGAAGGCGACACCGGACCTTACATCCTGTTCGCCCACGTTCGGCTGGCAAGCATTCTCAGGAAGACCAGCATTCCATTGAACCCCGCCAAGGCGCGCTGGGAGCTGTTGTGCGAACCGGAAACGGACGCGGTGCTGGCCTGCCTTTCGCAATTCGGCGAGCGCATCGACCAGGCGGTGGAGGCCAACGAACCCTCGCTGTTGTCGCAGTACGCGCTGGAGCTGGCCGAGAAGGTCCATTCCTTCACCCACCACCATCGCGTGCTGGACGTGGACGCCACGCCGGAACGATTGCTCCTGGTGGAGGCCGCGCGCCGCACGCTGTCGCGCGCCCTCACCATCCTCGGCCTGGAAGCCGTGGAACGCATGTAG
- a CDS encoding SUMF1/EgtB/PvdO family nonheme iron enzyme — MHSTTTLWFGRSLATKPASASLPRSRNRRQFACWTIAFACMLSSCNLSRTILSEDETSQESRAGPAHLIPAKGTLLRLGSDDPQAAPEERPGWTRFTHDFWIDTNEVSQKDFFALVGRNPSQMKGESLPVTDVTWFDAVLAANARSKRDGLDSVYEYASSTSGGDGSALDLAGLSCHLDRNGWRLPTEAEWELAARAGSTSPYPWGTLADSAKARRSAWFQNNAGGSIHPVGSLEANAWGLHDMAGNAMEWVQDWKGSHPKDTLVDDAGLEAPNDIPEIPLKGGSVAYSLEHLRPSSRTGTYAAYRSSRSVDVGFRLVRGPFHPSYSNASGAGIQVPSVAIQAGNLTDALASRDAKLVFLNRSGGKGILSWIDFSESSPVVRSISDPEPAFHPEISPDGKWVVWCTVLEGSHPSSSRLKARRLVAKDTTTVDLGNGAVPRWWVDGKDTLLVWTNSAVDNTDPRWGSDRTFARRWSSTTTTGSIQEWTVGGFHDGRSGPFLYTGYRRLRQWDTRSNSERTLFTAPANGKSPGDTSQVCNVSAAPDASGRVLFLDFGFDGKSSVVGRPYGVHEIAFIADSIGNVLQTIPAPEGKSRWDHLEWSNNPRWATAVPLEINGAYKEIHILDANSGKSWPIASSDELWMPKLWIGEAAIHTLDERIDPDSAGAWTVPYNNSSTEEFSVKTQAFWRVHDRINVAFIGNSRPKSGFDPSLIHVGTAFNWGYSGAEIAGNRKVIEQYLLPHAPWLQVVLLGLTPGWMFAYRSGNWSNIEATIGYKYDFNHRFWRNEIPTAYLDAVNSRKWPSSISYDSLGGRIHRGSKSVTNPPATNIPATIAEDFSSQPFLDNWIDLVAVVDTLNALGIQVVLVNFPQRGDYGSTPYMGIYGPTWNTWQELSRRLRSLETSRPLFHFYDAHLDGKHDYPDKSFINEDHLNHIGAIQLSNRLDSLLQELPLKSIPR, encoded by the coding sequence ATGCATTCGACCACTACGCTTTGGTTCGGCCGCTCGCTGGCTACCAAACCGGCCAGTGCCAGCCTTCCGCGTTCGCGAAATCGCAGACAATTCGCCTGCTGGACGATCGCCTTCGCCTGTATGCTCTCCTCCTGCAATCTTTCGCGCACCATCCTTTCCGAAGACGAAACCTCCCAAGAATCCAGAGCCGGTCCCGCTCATTTGATTCCTGCCAAGGGAACCCTCCTCCGGCTTGGCTCCGACGATCCCCAGGCCGCTCCCGAAGAGCGTCCCGGTTGGACCCGGTTCACCCACGATTTCTGGATCGACACCAACGAGGTCTCGCAGAAGGACTTCTTCGCCCTGGTTGGGCGTAATCCGTCACAAATGAAAGGCGAAAGCCTCCCCGTGACCGATGTCACCTGGTTCGATGCGGTGCTGGCGGCAAATGCCCGCTCGAAGCGGGATGGGCTGGACTCGGTCTACGAATACGCGTCGTCGACCTCGGGTGGCGACGGGTCGGCGCTGGATCTGGCCGGATTGTCCTGCCACCTCGATCGAAATGGCTGGCGACTTCCCACGGAAGCGGAGTGGGAATTGGCCGCTCGAGCAGGTTCGACGTCACCCTACCCCTGGGGCACCCTCGCCGACTCCGCGAAAGCCCGCCGATCGGCGTGGTTTCAAAACAATGCCGGCGGATCGATCCATCCGGTCGGGTCTCTCGAGGCCAATGCCTGGGGACTCCACGACATGGCAGGTAACGCCATGGAGTGGGTGCAGGACTGGAAGGGTTCCCACCCCAAGGACACTCTCGTCGACGATGCGGGACTCGAAGCACCCAACGACATTCCGGAGATCCCTCTGAAGGGTGGTTCCGTTGCCTATTCATTGGAACACCTCCGCCCTTCCTCGCGAACAGGAACCTACGCGGCCTATCGCTCTTCCCGTTCCGTGGACGTGGGATTCCGCCTTGTCCGCGGCCCATTCCATCCGTCCTATTCGAACGCCTCGGGAGCAGGAATCCAGGTTCCTTCCGTCGCGATTCAAGCCGGAAACCTTACCGATGCGCTCGCCTCGCGCGACGCGAAACTCGTGTTCCTGAATCGCTCCGGCGGTAAGGGAATCCTGAGTTGGATCGACTTCAGCGAATCCTCTCCTGTCGTCCGATCGATCTCCGATCCTGAACCCGCGTTCCACCCGGAAATCTCCCCGGACGGAAAGTGGGTCGTATGGTGCACCGTTCTGGAGGGATCCCATCCGTCGTCCTCGAGGTTGAAGGCAAGAAGGCTGGTGGCCAAGGACACCACAACGGTCGATCTGGGGAATGGAGCCGTTCCCCGATGGTGGGTGGATGGAAAGGACACGCTGCTCGTTTGGACAAATTCCGCCGTAGACAACACCGACCCACGATGGGGAAGCGATCGGACCTTCGCTCGCCGCTGGTCGTCCACCACCACAACGGGCTCCATCCAGGAATGGACGGTCGGCGGATTCCACGATGGACGCTCCGGACCGTTTCTCTACACCGGATATCGCCGCCTCAGGCAATGGGACACCCGATCCAACTCGGAACGCACCTTGTTCACAGCACCCGCCAACGGGAAATCACCGGGGGACACCTCTCAGGTTTGCAATGTCTCCGCTGCACCGGATGCCAGTGGTCGCGTCCTTTTCCTCGATTTCGGCTTCGATGGGAAGTCTTCGGTGGTCGGTCGACCCTACGGAGTCCATGAAATCGCCTTCATCGCCGACAGCATCGGCAACGTCCTGCAGACCATTCCCGCCCCCGAAGGAAAATCCAGGTGGGATCATCTTGAATGGAGCAACAATCCCCGCTGGGCCACAGCAGTCCCCTTGGAAATCAACGGAGCCTACAAGGAAATCCACATTCTGGATGCGAACTCCGGCAAATCCTGGCCCATCGCCTCCTCCGATGAACTCTGGATGCCAAAACTGTGGATCGGCGAGGCGGCGATCCACACGCTCGACGAACGCATCGACCCCGACTCGGCTGGAGCGTGGACGGTTCCCTACAACAACTCCTCGACCGAGGAATTCTCCGTGAAAACCCAGGCCTTCTGGCGCGTGCACGATCGCATCAACGTCGCCTTCATCGGAAATTCACGGCCGAAATCGGGATTCGATCCATCCTTGATCCATGTGGGCACCGCATTCAACTGGGGATACAGCGGAGCGGAGATCGCAGGGAATCGAAAGGTGATCGAACAGTACCTGCTGCCTCATGCACCTTGGCTCCAAGTGGTTTTGCTCGGCCTGACGCCAGGGTGGATGTTCGCCTATCGCTCCGGGAATTGGTCCAACATCGAAGCGACCATCGGTTACAAGTACGACTTTAACCATCGCTTTTGGCGAAACGAGATTCCCACGGCATATCTCGATGCGGTCAATTCCCGCAAATGGCCATCCTCCATCTCCTACGACAGCCTGGGAGGTCGGATCCACCGCGGATCGAAATCAGTCACCAATCCTCCAGCCACGAACATCCCAGCCACCATCGCCGAAGATTTCTCCTCCCAGCCATTTTTGGACAACTGGATCGATCTGGTCGCCGTCGTCGATACCCTGAACGCCCTCGGGATCCAGGTCGTCCTTGTGAATTTTCCACAGCGAGGAGACTATGGGTCGACTCCGTACATGGGCATCTACGGTCCGACCTGGAACACATGGCAAGAATTGTCCAGACGCTTGAGATCCCTGGAAACAAGCCGTCCGCTCTTCCACTTCTACGATGCCCATTTGGATGGCAAGCACGATTATCCGGACAAATCTTTCATCAACGAGGATCACTTGAACCACATCGGGGCCATCCAGCTTTCCAACCGGCTGGACAGTCTCCTGCAGGAGCTTCCCTTGAAATCGATACCCAGGTGA
- a CDS encoding SUMF1/EgtB/PvdO family nonheme iron enzyme has product MSAPEERPGWTRFAHDFWMDTTEVTQKEFTALTGRNPSSVKGENLPVTNVTWFDAALAANARSKRDGLDTVYRYSSATLASDGGALDLTGLSSHLERDGWRLPTEAEWELAARAGSTSPFAWGSIADSAKARDYAWFQSNAGGIPHPVGILKSNAWGIHDMAGNVMEWVQDWKGPLPKDTLEDFAGQASPGEVADIPVKGGASKFGIAFLRPSNRSATYASGRSARTEYVGLRLARGGFHPSFIDPSGASLQIPPVNLAISDLSARLSVRSARLVFLNRSNGKGTLSWVDFGEASPIVRYFPDSLPVFHPVISPDGKWVVWSTALEGSISPSRIRARRLSTTPSAAIDLGAGAIPRWWVNGTDTFLIRAEAMDNLSSSWPSSRTTMRRWSAGVLEASEQSLASGSFHDGRSGHFLYTGYRRLMQRDLISGKDRILFTAPENGKTAGDTSQVCNVSTSPDGSGRVMFLDFGFGGKSGVVGRPYGIHEVAFVADSNGRILQNLPAPAGEQQWDHLEWTNNSRWAVASVQSGTGANHAIHLLDIETGSSLQLATGEDLWQPGLWVSNEPAFSSFNPIDSAGAYFTARGKVDALSYSDAVLLETAIKLDLFWYQRDSIEYAFVGSSQVGAGIIREGFRSGKAFNWGVSGSHTYGDTRWVRDYLLQCPRLKVIGVSLMTGWILEEDGLSHWEAATNSIGWLYDKNHGFWKNTPPPTDFLKKIESKAPSPLAILDRTNGEWHFGSQGWGSSIPRLCVYDDLEAKAPELSNNLRYLRQLGEVLGQRGIHLLLVNFPQSPAYRNTKYSGAFGPSWDTYERVMDSAIALSITSPFIHLYDAHKSGLHDYDSLDFFDESHLSHQGGIKLSRRIDSMIGSWKSGAP; this is encoded by the coding sequence ATGTCCGCTCCGGAAGAACGTCCCGGATGGACCCGCTTCGCGCACGATTTCTGGATGGACACCACCGAGGTCACCCAGAAGGAATTCACCGCGCTGACTGGACGGAATCCGTCATCAGTCAAGGGCGAAAACCTGCCCGTGACCAACGTGACTTGGTTCGATGCGGCGCTCGCGGCCAATGCACGGTCGAAGCGTGACGGATTGGACACCGTCTACCGGTATTCCTCGGCGACTTTGGCTAGCGACGGCGGCGCCCTCGATTTGACTGGCCTCTCCAGTCACCTTGAACGAGATGGCTGGCGCCTTCCCACCGAGGCAGAATGGGAACTGGCGGCTCGCGCAGGCTCGACGTCGCCCTTTGCGTGGGGATCAATTGCCGACTCAGCCAAAGCTCGAGATTACGCTTGGTTCCAATCGAATGCGGGTGGCATCCCGCACCCGGTCGGCATCCTCAAGTCCAACGCTTGGGGAATCCACGACATGGCCGGCAACGTGATGGAGTGGGTACAGGATTGGAAAGGTCCGCTTCCGAAGGATACCCTCGAGGATTTCGCCGGGCAAGCATCTCCGGGAGAAGTTGCTGACATTCCCGTGAAGGGTGGCGCGTCCAAATTCGGAATCGCCTTCTTGCGGCCTTCCAACCGAAGCGCCACCTACGCATCGGGAAGGAGCGCCAGGACGGAATATGTCGGATTACGATTGGCACGAGGTGGATTCCACCCTTCCTTCATCGATCCTTCAGGCGCATCGTTGCAAATTCCCCCGGTCAATTTGGCCATCTCAGACCTCTCCGCCCGACTTTCGGTCCGCTCGGCGCGCCTAGTTTTCCTGAATCGCTCCAACGGAAAAGGCACTCTCTCCTGGGTGGACTTCGGAGAAGCCAGCCCGATCGTCCGCTACTTTCCCGATTCCTTGCCTGTCTTCCATCCAGTCATCTCACCGGATGGCAAATGGGTCGTCTGGAGCACCGCGTTGGAGGGATCCATCTCTCCGTCGCGCATCCGTGCACGACGCTTGAGCACCACTCCATCCGCCGCGATCGATCTGGGTGCAGGGGCGATTCCTCGCTGGTGGGTGAACGGAACCGATACTTTCCTGATCCGCGCCGAGGCCATGGACAACCTTTCCAGCTCATGGCCTTCGAGTCGCACGACGATGCGCAGATGGTCGGCAGGTGTCCTCGAAGCATCGGAACAGTCCCTGGCCTCGGGTTCGTTCCACGATGGACGCTCTGGACATTTTCTGTACACAGGGTATCGTCGGTTGATGCAACGCGATCTGATTTCCGGCAAGGACCGCATCCTGTTCACCGCTCCCGAAAACGGGAAAACCGCCGGAGACACCTCGCAGGTTTGCAACGTCAGCACCTCACCTGATGGTTCCGGACGCGTCATGTTCCTGGATTTCGGATTCGGCGGCAAGTCAGGCGTCGTTGGTAGACCATACGGGATCCACGAAGTGGCTTTTGTCGCCGACAGCAACGGCCGGATTTTGCAGAACCTTCCGGCTCCCGCAGGCGAACAGCAATGGGACCACCTGGAGTGGACAAACAATTCGAGATGGGCGGTGGCTTCGGTGCAGAGCGGAACGGGAGCAAACCACGCCATCCATCTTCTGGACATTGAGACCGGCAGCTCTCTCCAGCTAGCGACTGGCGAGGATCTTTGGCAGCCGGGGTTGTGGGTGAGCAACGAGCCGGCTTTCTCTAGCTTCAACCCTATCGATTCGGCAGGGGCCTATTTTACCGCTAGAGGGAAAGTCGATGCACTCTCATATTCAGATGCCGTACTGCTCGAAACTGCCATAAAACTGGATTTATTCTGGTATCAGAGGGACTCCATTGAATACGCTTTTGTTGGCAGCTCACAAGTAGGCGCGGGAATCATCCGAGAAGGCTTTCGCTCAGGGAAAGCATTTAATTGGGGCGTCTCTGGGAGTCACACATATGGCGATACACGCTGGGTTCGAGACTATTTGCTGCAATGCCCCCGGCTAAAAGTCATTGGCGTTTCCCTCATGACTGGATGGATTTTGGAAGAAGACGGCTTAAGCCACTGGGAAGCAGCAACAAATTCAATTGGCTGGCTATACGACAAAAATCACGGCTTCTGGAAAAACACACCGCCTCCCACTGACTTTTTAAAAAAAATTGAAAGCAAGGCTCCAAGCCCACTTGCAATACTGGACCGCACAAACGGGGAATGGCATTTTGGCTCACAAGGATGGGGATCTTCTATACCCAGACTCTGTGTTTATGATGATCTTGAAGCAAAAGCTCCAGAGCTTTCTAATAATTTGCGCTACTTGCGACAACTTGGAGAAGTTCTTGGTCAGCGCGGAATTCACCTACTACTTGTAAACTTCCCTCAATCTCCCGCGTATCGCAACACAAAATATTCTGGTGCTTTTGGGCCATCTTGGGACACATACGAGAGAGTAATGGATAGCGCCATCGCACTATCCATTACATCCCCATTCATCCACCTATACGATGCGCACAAATCCGGACTACATGATTACGACTCACTTGATTTTTTTGATGAAAGTCATCTTTCTCATCAAGGAGGCATTAAGCTAAGCCGTCGGATCGATTCTATGATCGGTTCCTGGAAGTCAGGGGCACCATGA